The genomic interval CCGAGCGAGCGCAACACCGTGGGGGGCGATGTCTGATGCCGTTCCGGGAGATCAACTCCAAGATGGTCGAGGCCACCCTGGCCCCGGGCCAGAAGCTGTTCAGCCAGCGCGGCGCGATGCTGGCGTACCGGGGCGAGGTGTCCTTCACTCCGAACCTCCAGGGCGGGCAGGGCGGCGTCGCGTCGATGATCGGCCGCCGGGTGGCGGGCGAGTCGACGCCGCTGATGACGGTCGAGGGCTCGGGCACGGTGATGTTCGGCCACGGCGGCCACCACATCCAGGTGATCGAGCTGGCGGGCGACACCCTGTACGTGGAGGCGGACCGGCTGCTCGCGTTCGACGGGACGCTCCAGCAGGGCACGATGTTCATGGGCGCGCAGGGCGGGGTGATGGGCATGGTGCGCGGCCAGGTGACCGGCCAGGGCCTGTTCACCACCACCCTCAAGGGGCACGGCGCGGTCGCGGTGATGGCGCACGGCGGGGTGATCGAACTGCCGATCACCCCGGGCCGGGACGTCCACGTCGACCCGCAGGCCTACGTCGCCCACCACGGTGAGGTCCGGAACAAGCTGTCCACGGCGGTCGGCTGGCGGGACATGGTGGGGCGGGGCTCCGGCGAGGCGTTCCAGCTGGAGCTGAGCGGCAGTGGTGCGGTGTACGTCCAGGCGTCGGAGGAGAAGCTTTGAGCACGCCCCCGGTCCTCGATCCGATGACGCT from Streptomyces sp. CA-278952 carries:
- a CDS encoding AIM24 family protein gives rise to the protein MPFREINSKMVEATLAPGQKLFSQRGAMLAYRGEVSFTPNLQGGQGGVASMIGRRVAGESTPLMTVEGSGTVMFGHGGHHIQVIELAGDTLYVEADRLLAFDGTLQQGTMFMGAQGGVMGMVRGQVTGQGLFTTTLKGHGAVAVMAHGGVIELPITPGRDVHVDPQAYVAHHGEVRNKLSTAVGWRDMVGRGSGEAFQLELSGSGAVYVQASEEKL